The following proteins are encoded in a genomic region of Mycolicibacterium rutilum:
- a CDS encoding alpha/beta hydrolase has product MPVTIPQVEASRPEGLTQAAAELSRQATGLNNQITTQQAALENLRQGWSGTASAQALAKATPTLDQMRRLHETLTNLQSTLQSGGATLTANRTSVLQTVTQLQQQGWQVGPDGSVSVKPGSPLDQYARASPVNAMRVDQLAATNSLTMKTALANFDTADRQLSQGVRSTVAGLSDTTMRSWGPGGPLPQAPPKESGPKIPDTKDPVEVKNWWNSLSKEERDRLIREQPEKIGNLNGVPVEPRSRANKAVMQRDIDRVEQRAAVTGATVDQVKANPDKFGLTGTDITRYNNAVQVKRGLETNSKNTGGTETFLYVYEPEAFDGQGRAAVAIGNPDNADNTAVVVPGTGNSVTSGWLSNPDAANVYNETAAANRGATTSVVAWMGYNAPDSLFDPQVAQVGNAREGGNLLANDINTLELTNRGDSHVTVMGHSYGSTTVADACAGYGLRADDVVLVGSPGTDLAETAADFNLPPGGQVYVGSASTDPITHLGGDTQAHVPGTGVTVGLGSDPATTDFGGTRFKAEVAGVDWPWKDHSGYYVTGSESLFSIGEIAAGNGDRLDDLGMTAGERHTIDIPIPGLPDVEIDPETYRPATRDHHH; this is encoded by the coding sequence ATGCCGGTGACGATCCCTCAGGTCGAAGCGTCACGACCCGAGGGACTGACCCAGGCCGCCGCCGAACTGTCCCGGCAGGCGACCGGACTCAACAACCAGATCACCACCCAGCAGGCCGCGCTGGAGAACCTCAGACAGGGCTGGAGCGGCACCGCCTCCGCCCAGGCGCTCGCGAAAGCCACCCCCACGCTCGACCAGATGCGCCGCCTGCACGAAACCCTGACCAACCTGCAGTCGACCCTGCAGAGCGGCGGGGCGACCTTGACCGCGAACCGCACCAGCGTCCTGCAGACCGTCACCCAACTGCAGCAGCAGGGCTGGCAGGTCGGCCCCGACGGCAGTGTGTCGGTGAAGCCTGGCAGTCCGCTCGACCAGTACGCCCGAGCGAGCCCGGTCAACGCGATGCGCGTCGATCAACTGGCCGCGACGAACAGCCTCACCATGAAGACCGCGCTGGCGAATTTCGACACCGCCGACCGCCAGCTCAGCCAAGGCGTGCGCAGCACCGTCGCCGGGTTGTCCGACACCACGATGCGGTCCTGGGGGCCCGGCGGGCCGTTGCCGCAGGCGCCGCCGAAGGAATCCGGTCCGAAGATCCCGGACACCAAGGACCCGGTCGAGGTCAAGAACTGGTGGAACTCGCTGTCAAAAGAGGAGCGCGACAGGCTCATTCGCGAACAGCCGGAAAAGATCGGCAACCTCAACGGCGTTCCCGTCGAACCGCGCAGCCGGGCCAACAAGGCCGTCATGCAACGCGACATCGACCGCGTCGAGCAGCGCGCGGCGGTCACCGGAGCCACCGTCGACCAGGTCAAGGCCAACCCGGACAAGTTCGGCCTCACCGGCACCGACATCACCCGCTACAACAACGCCGTACAGGTCAAGCGTGGCCTCGAGACCAACAGTAAGAACACCGGCGGAACCGAAACCTTCTTGTACGTCTACGAACCCGAGGCGTTCGACGGGCAGGGCCGCGCCGCCGTCGCCATCGGCAACCCCGACAACGCCGACAACACCGCTGTCGTCGTGCCCGGCACCGGCAACAGCGTCACGTCCGGCTGGCTGAGCAATCCGGACGCCGCGAACGTCTACAACGAGACCGCGGCCGCCAACCGCGGCGCCACGACGTCGGTGGTCGCATGGATGGGCTACAACGCGCCCGACAGCCTGTTCGACCCGCAGGTGGCGCAGGTCGGTAACGCCCGCGAAGGCGGCAACCTGCTGGCCAACGACATCAACACGCTCGAGCTGACCAACCGCGGCGACTCGCACGTCACGGTGATGGGGCACTCCTACGGGTCGACGACGGTCGCCGACGCCTGCGCCGGTTACGGACTGCGCGCCGACGACGTGGTTCTGGTCGGATCGCCCGGCACGGATCTGGCCGAGACCGCCGCCGACTTCAACCTGCCGCCCGGCGGTCAGGTGTACGTCGGGTCGGCCTCCACCGATCCGATCACGCACCTCGGCGGGGACACCCAGGCCCACGTCCCGGGCACCGGTGTCACCGTCGGATTGGGTTCTGACCCCGCGACGACCGACTTCGGCGGCACCCGCTTCAAAGCTGAGGTCGCTGGCGTCGACTGGCCGTGGAAGGACCACAGCGGCTATTACGTCACGGGCAGCGAATCGCTGTTCAGCATCGGCGAGATCGCCGCGGGCAACGGCGACCGGCTCGACGACC